In a genomic window of Narcine bancroftii isolate sNarBan1 chromosome 7, sNarBan1.hap1, whole genome shotgun sequence:
- the LOC138739233 gene encoding cysteine and histidine-rich domain-containing protein 1-like yields MFANECGSSESFRRECRAAAGLLGVSPATMSLLCYNTSCGQRFDPDKNSDDACTYHPGVPVFHDALKGWSCCKRRTTDFSDFLSIVGCTKGRHNNVKPPEPVKPEVKTSSELVLKPKFNENAVLNRKPVETIIRPSPDAPLVKLEQKVSPTLKKALEKLKIPADNGPENKGPDTKEIKIGTTCKNAGCNKTFLDASNNEEICVHHSGVPIFHEGMKYWSCCKRKTSDFNSFLAQAGCTQSKHVWVKAETGSQVVPCRHDWHQTGGQVTITIYAKNSFPEHSYVEANSIVLNIHILFERDKKFEQRLNLWGVIDVGKSQMSMTPAKIEITMKKAEPLLWARLELPAPEPQKEVQSQQSSDED; encoded by the exons ATGTTCGCGAACGAGTGCGGAAGCAGCGAGAGTTTCCGGAGAGAGTGCAGAGCGGCTGCGGGGTTGCTGGGTGTATCGCCGGCGACCATGTCCCTGTTGTGTTACAATACAAGCTGCGGGCAGCGGTTCGACCCCGACAAGAACAGCGATG ATGCTTGTACATACCACCCAGGTGTACCTGTGTTTCACGATGCATTGAAG GGGTGGTCTTGCTGTAAGCGACGAACCACAGATTTTTCAGATTTCTTGAGTATTGTG GGTTGCACCAAAGGACGGCACAATAACGTAAAGCCCCCTGAGCCAGTCAAGCCTGAAGTGAAGACCTCATCAGAATTGGTGCTAAAGCCCAAATTCAATGAGAATGCTGTCCTGAACCGAAAACCAGTTGAAACAATTATAAGACCAAG TCCAGATGCCCCTTTGGTAAAATTGGAACAaaaagtttctccaacattgaagaAAGCTCTAGAAAAATTAAAGATTCCTGCTGACAATGGACCAGAAAATAAAG gACCAGATACAAAAGAAATAAAGATTGGAACCACATGTAAAAATGCAGGTTGTAATAAG ACCTTTCTAGATGCAAGCAACAATGAAGAGATTTGTGTTCATCACTCTGGAGTGCCAATTTTCCATGAAGG AATGAAATACTGGAGCTGTTGCAAGAGAAAAACTTCAGATTTCAATTCTTTCCTGGCCCAAGCAGGGTGTACTCAAAGCAAGCATGTGTGGGTTAAAGCAGAAACA GGCAGTCAAGTCGTACCATGTCGCCATGACTGGCACCAAACTGGAGGACAAGTCACAATTACAATTTATGCCAAAAATTCTTTCCCAGAACATAGTTATGTTGAAGCTAACAGCATAGTG CTGAATAtccacatcttatttgaaagggATAAGAAATTTGAACAGCGATTGAACTTGTGGGGT GTCATTGATGTTGGTAAGAGTCAAATGAGTATGACACCTGCAAAGATTGAAATTACTATGAAGAAAGCTGAACCGTTATTATGGGCTCGACTTGAACTACCTGCACCTGAACCTCAGAAGGAAGTACAGTCACAGCAGTCAAGTGATGAAGATTGA